The following are from one region of the Denitrobacterium detoxificans genome:
- a CDS encoding (Fe-S)-binding protein gives MADFTTLLERTRDAITNLEDQCIACGTCTTRCDLLESRTWNIHAICEESSDAIGGAHDAQSARLGIDAHPSLYQFFRSCESCNRCTVHCPQQLNMSDLWQPWRALLRGAKYIPDSDVGMIKTDCTWNTFSVYRHVWNIDYSDLSLLEVPSIDETEGATVQEAPARKAHAETLFFPGCTLCTYAPELTRAAYAWLNEHVGPTLLSTQCCAWPLECAGEVDRAQTWRERVIAAAKDQGVRRIVGVCPGCDRQLEIAAAAVAPGMEFVPLAQLLLDAGVRMGDESLADCTLPLSVVTSCNDRASIHGPAVRALFEHANAKPFPCADEDAWCCGAGGAVNAYDPNLARSRTCRSFRLCEQAGAHTLVTVCPTCAYTYAFERWMQAQEGNARWDGMGSLNYLEVAFDMRIDWPRVFANLTNMWQGEQGAWVAEQLSQSEPGSET, from the coding sequence ATGGCTGATTTCACCACGCTGCTTGAACGCACTAGGGACGCCATTACCAACCTGGAAGACCAATGCATCGCATGCGGCACCTGCACCACGCGATGCGACCTACTAGAATCGCGCACGTGGAACATTCACGCCATCTGCGAGGAAAGCAGCGACGCGATAGGCGGTGCCCACGACGCGCAAAGCGCACGCCTGGGAATCGACGCCCACCCCTCGCTCTACCAGTTCTTCCGCTCGTGCGAATCGTGCAATCGCTGCACCGTCCACTGCCCTCAGCAGCTAAACATGAGCGACCTATGGCAGCCCTGGCGCGCCTTGCTGCGAGGGGCGAAATACATCCCCGATTCCGACGTGGGCATGATCAAGACCGATTGCACGTGGAACACGTTCAGCGTATACCGCCACGTTTGGAACATCGACTATAGCGACCTATCGCTCCTGGAAGTTCCCAGCATCGACGAAACCGAAGGCGCCACCGTTCAGGAAGCGCCCGCACGCAAAGCGCATGCCGAGACGCTGTTCTTCCCTGGCTGCACGCTCTGCACCTATGCGCCCGAGCTCACGCGCGCAGCATACGCATGGCTCAACGAGCACGTTGGGCCCACCCTCCTCTCCACGCAGTGCTGCGCATGGCCCCTGGAATGCGCGGGCGAGGTCGATCGCGCGCAGACCTGGCGCGAACGCGTCATCGCAGCCGCAAAGGACCAAGGCGTTCGCCGCATCGTGGGCGTATGCCCAGGTTGCGATAGGCAGCTGGAAATTGCAGCTGCGGCGGTTGCTCCCGGTATGGAATTCGTGCCCCTCGCCCAGCTTCTCCTTGATGCGGGGGTACGCATGGGCGACGAGAGCCTGGCCGATTGCACGCTTCCCTTGTCTGTTGTGACCTCCTGCAACGACCGCGCGAGCATTCATGGCCCCGCGGTACGCGCCCTCTTCGAGCACGCCAACGCCAAGCCCTTCCCGTGCGCGGACGAAGACGCCTGGTGCTGCGGCGCAGGCGGCGCCGTGAACGCCTACGACCCCAACCTGGCTCGCAGCCGCACCTGCCGGTCATTCCGCCTCTGCGAGCAAGCGGGCGCTCATACGCTCGTTACCGTGTGCCCCACCTGCGCGTATACCTACGCATTCGAACGATGGATGCAGGCGCAGGAAGGCAACGCTCGATGGGACGGCATGGGCAGCCTGAATTACCTGGAAGTGGCATTCGACATGCGCATCGACTGGCCACGCGTATTCGCCAACCTCACGAACATGTGGCAAGGCGAACAGGGCGCCTGGGTGGCCGAACAGCTCTCCCAAAGCGAACCAGGCAGCGAAACCTAG
- a CDS encoding GNAT family N-acetyltransferase: MNDLTHDRQQTNEYSLRKAIATDEQAVRALMHLGGMGLAADWQNATVAVDSNGTLIGYIRIQETSKGPHVAPVAVMPAWQGHGVGRALMQAELEQHHALKLVSRGDAAGFYHALGGTEISFDEISGDLEEDCEHCADRAACQPVAFILTLEATHG, encoded by the coding sequence ATGAACGATTTAACGCACGACCGCCAGCAGACGAACGAGTACTCACTCCGCAAGGCCATTGCCACAGACGAGCAAGCCGTACGCGCCCTCATGCACCTAGGAGGCATGGGCTTGGCCGCTGATTGGCAAAACGCCACGGTTGCGGTGGATAGCAACGGAACGCTCATCGGGTACATTCGCATTCAAGAAACCAGCAAGGGGCCTCATGTCGCCCCCGTTGCCGTTATGCCCGCCTGGCAAGGCCACGGCGTAGGACGCGCGCTCATGCAGGCGGAACTGGAACAGCATCACGCCCTCAAGCTGGTTTCCCGCGGCGATGCGGCGGGGTTCTACCACGCGCTGGGCGGCACCGAGATTTCATTCGACGAAATATCGGGCGACCTGGAAGAAGATTGCGAGCATTGCGCCGACCGTGCAGCATGCCAACCCGTCGCGTTCATTCTCACGCTGGAGGCAACGCATGGCTGA
- the arsS gene encoding arsenosugar biosynthesis radical SAM (seleno)protein ArsS (Some members of this family are selenoproteins.) — MKSQFAKASTLHPDTVHDAVRAYYGRTLSDSNDLHSNAAHCQTVPPPKYVRDVLPLIADEVVSRFYGCGSPIPPALEGCTVLDLGCGTGRDVYVLSKLVGPRGRVIGVDMTPEQLEIAQRYREYHAQKFGYDHSNVEFRAGYIEDLAACGIEDASVDLVVSNCVVNLSPFKDLVFSEVSRVLKPGGELYFSDVYASRRLPEELRNDPILRSECLGGATYEPDFRALMDGAGLGHYVWTVDDPLHIGDLSIETRVGFTAFRSRTVRAIKCPQGVLEATEEDYGQHAVYLGGMSETPRYFDWDRETRFVKGKPCAISGNVAALLQASRYGHYFQISPKRAHRGAFHAARAQEALDVRCGKKAVGLKMLEDAYERAGYPTFFERLGAPELLQTSAHAHTLQVNITYACNLACRHCYLGCGPSRTERMPRETMEACLRAFDAGGFQTFDITGGSPELHPDFEWFLRQAASRAGWGNVIVRTNLTLLTLPECAHLVDVFAELGVHVVASLPFFDDAGTASQRGKHVFEKAIAAIRALNARGYGAASPAEASLVLDLVYNVAGPFLPLPQEMIEASYHKALERDQGVRFNGLFAFNNWACGRFAADLLDYGMFDDYLALLADNFNTMAATKLMCLDMVNVDWDGRLYDCEPNHVLGLPIQLDDGAGSTRDATIDDLLSGPLPPRQVRTNPLCYSCTAGFGSSCGGALV, encoded by the coding sequence ATGAAATCCCAGTTTGCAAAGGCATCGACGCTTCATCCCGATACGGTTCACGATGCTGTGCGCGCGTACTATGGCCGCACGCTTTCCGATTCCAATGACCTGCATAGCAACGCGGCGCATTGCCAGACGGTGCCGCCTCCCAAGTACGTGCGTGACGTGCTGCCCCTTATCGCCGACGAGGTGGTAAGTCGCTTCTATGGATGCGGCAGCCCCATTCCGCCGGCGCTTGAAGGGTGCACCGTGCTCGACCTTGGCTGTGGCACGGGCCGCGACGTGTACGTTCTCTCCAAGCTGGTGGGTCCCCGCGGCCGCGTCATCGGCGTTGACATGACGCCTGAGCAGCTGGAAATTGCCCAGCGTTATCGGGAGTACCATGCGCAGAAGTTCGGCTATGACCATTCGAATGTGGAGTTTCGCGCTGGCTACATCGAGGACCTTGCCGCTTGCGGAATCGAAGACGCATCCGTTGACCTGGTGGTATCGAACTGCGTCGTCAACCTTTCGCCGTTCAAGGACCTGGTCTTTTCGGAAGTGTCCCGCGTCTTGAAGCCAGGCGGGGAATTATACTTTTCGGATGTGTACGCCTCTCGGCGTTTGCCCGAAGAGCTACGCAACGACCCCATTCTGCGCAGCGAGTGCCTGGGTGGCGCAACGTATGAGCCCGACTTTCGCGCCCTGATGGACGGGGCCGGCCTGGGCCACTACGTTTGGACCGTGGACGATCCGCTGCATATTGGCGATTTGAGCATAGAGACGCGCGTGGGATTCACTGCGTTCCGTTCGCGTACCGTACGCGCCATAAAGTGTCCGCAGGGTGTGCTCGAGGCCACGGAAGAGGATTACGGCCAGCATGCAGTGTATCTGGGTGGCATGTCCGAAACGCCCAGGTACTTCGATTGGGATCGCGAGACGCGCTTCGTGAAGGGCAAACCCTGCGCCATCAGCGGCAACGTTGCGGCCCTGTTGCAGGCGTCGCGGTATGGGCACTACTTCCAGATTTCCCCCAAGCGCGCGCATCGCGGCGCCTTCCATGCCGCCCGCGCGCAGGAGGCCTTGGACGTGCGTTGCGGGAAGAAGGCCGTCGGTTTGAAGATGCTCGAGGATGCCTACGAGCGGGCGGGGTACCCTACGTTCTTCGAACGCTTGGGTGCTCCGGAGCTGCTTCAAACGAGCGCTCATGCGCATACGCTGCAGGTCAACATTACGTACGCATGCAATCTTGCCTGCAGGCATTGCTATCTTGGCTGCGGCCCATCTCGTACGGAGCGGATGCCGCGCGAGACGATGGAAGCGTGCTTGCGGGCGTTTGACGCGGGCGGTTTCCAAACGTTCGACATCACGGGCGGCAGCCCTGAGCTGCATCCGGATTTCGAATGGTTCCTACGCCAGGCTGCATCGCGTGCGGGGTGGGGCAACGTCATCGTGCGCACCAATCTCACGCTGCTCACCCTGCCGGAGTGCGCGCATCTCGTCGACGTGTTTGCCGAGCTTGGCGTGCATGTCGTGGCGTCGCTGCCCTTCTTCGACGATGCGGGCACGGCATCGCAACGCGGAAAGCACGTGTTCGAAAAGGCCATCGCGGCCATACGCGCGCTTAACGCGCGGGGCTATGGCGCTGCGTCGCCTGCGGAAGCGTCGCTCGTGCTGGACCTGGTGTATAACGTGGCGGGGCCGTTCCTTCCGCTGCCCCAGGAAATGATTGAGGCAAGTTACCACAAGGCGCTCGAGCGCGACCAGGGTGTGCGCTTCAATGGCCTGTTCGCGTTTAACAACTGGGCATGCGGGCGCTTTGCTGCCGACCTGCTGGACTATGGCATGTTCGACGACTACCTGGCGCTGCTTGCCGATAACTTCAACACCATGGCGGCCACGAAGCTCATGTGCCTCGATATGGTCAACGTCGATTGGGATGGACGTTTGTACGATTGCGAGCCCAACCATGTGCTGGGTCTGCCCATCCAGCTCGACGACGGCGCAGGGTCAACGCGTGATGCCACCATCGACGACCTTCTTTCGGGGCCCTTGCCTCCGCGGCAGGTGCGAACCAATCCGTTGTGCTACAGCTGCACGGCGGGCTTTGGCAGCTCGTGCGGTGGGGCTCTCGTGTAG
- a CDS encoding molybdopterin-containing oxidoreductase family protein produces MTIEMRKGNCSYCGYLCGLNATVENGRIVDIAPDPTRYPYDASISSRCRRWRMNLDDLDAPDRLNYPLRRVGERGSGKFERVTWDEALDDIASRLESLRNEYGARTLASAIAGPHTTYWPLHRFMNQFGSPNNMGIGQICWDPRIFMDAITFGWPTDPDLNDQTQCIMLWATNPAVSDNSLFWSQIKARHAAGVPLVVVDCRATATARQADVHLAPWPGTDPVLALSLLNVIVEEELFDRAFVNTWCVGFSGLCEHVRAYAPERAQALCGVPADDIRKAARLYATHTPGVLLSGRGIDQLGPNAEPTVRSLCLLRAITGNVDRPGACFLHQRSSFRAEAAMERPDLLSEENRAWQLNTTPLQSYSGYNLVNDYAKQFGSSLPERYLSSAHPGMVMRAMVTGEPYPIRALFVMGANPVLTYANTKLVLKALQSLDLCIVVDYRLTPTAQLADYVLPAAGALERPNCQIHGGVADFAYGGAAVIPPLHERRNDYDIMRELALRLGMGAEWPHATLEEELDYLFEPVGITFEQFANEGMFAPAPTFRKHEQRNEHGEPQGFATPSGKVELASSLIEQLGGSAYPQPISQSIPQADLAAGKVVLITGARSQPFWGSSYFHNQDFRQRRPYPRVTMAPTTARALGLVEGDWARLSNKNGSAVFNVAFQDMPEGVASAEYGWWLPEAPPGAPGFSGSLTSNINMLTDNGIEGCEPLIGTWTYNGIEALVEKTSRPIEFDRASSSNA; encoded by the coding sequence ATGACGATCGAGATGCGCAAGGGCAATTGTAGCTACTGCGGGTATCTGTGCGGTCTGAATGCAACCGTCGAAAACGGCCGCATCGTCGATATCGCCCCCGACCCCACGCGCTATCCCTACGACGCATCCATCTCCTCGCGCTGCCGCAGATGGCGCATGAACCTCGACGACCTGGACGCCCCCGACCGCCTGAACTACCCGCTTCGCCGCGTTGGAGAACGAGGCAGCGGAAAATTCGAGCGCGTCACCTGGGACGAAGCGCTCGACGACATCGCAAGCAGGCTCGAGAGCCTGCGCAACGAATACGGCGCGCGAACGCTGGCAAGCGCCATTGCAGGGCCTCACACCACCTACTGGCCCCTACACCGCTTCATGAACCAGTTCGGAAGCCCCAACAACATGGGCATTGGGCAGATCTGCTGGGACCCGCGCATCTTCATGGATGCCATCACCTTCGGATGGCCCACCGACCCCGACCTCAACGACCAAACCCAATGCATCATGCTTTGGGCCACCAATCCAGCCGTCAGCGATAACTCGCTGTTCTGGAGCCAGATCAAAGCGCGACACGCAGCGGGCGTTCCGCTGGTGGTCGTAGATTGCCGCGCCACTGCAACCGCACGCCAGGCCGACGTGCACCTTGCCCCCTGGCCTGGCACCGACCCCGTGCTAGCTCTTTCGCTGCTCAACGTCATCGTCGAAGAGGAGCTCTTCGACCGGGCCTTCGTGAACACCTGGTGCGTGGGCTTCAGCGGACTGTGCGAACACGTGCGCGCCTATGCGCCCGAACGCGCGCAGGCGCTCTGCGGCGTCCCCGCCGACGACATACGCAAAGCCGCGCGCCTCTACGCCACCCACACTCCTGGTGTGCTGCTCTCGGGTCGCGGCATCGACCAACTAGGGCCGAACGCGGAACCCACCGTACGCTCGCTCTGCCTACTGCGCGCCATAACGGGCAACGTCGACCGCCCCGGGGCATGTTTCCTGCACCAACGCAGCTCCTTTCGCGCCGAAGCGGCCATGGAACGCCCCGACCTGCTTTCCGAAGAGAACCGCGCGTGGCAGCTGAACACCACGCCGCTTCAGAGCTACAGCGGATACAACCTGGTAAACGACTACGCAAAGCAGTTCGGCAGTTCGCTGCCCGAACGCTACCTGTCGTCCGCGCATCCGGGCATGGTCATGCGCGCCATGGTCACGGGAGAGCCTTACCCCATCCGCGCGCTCTTCGTCATGGGGGCAAACCCCGTGCTCACCTACGCGAATACGAAACTCGTGCTGAAGGCGCTCCAATCGCTCGACCTCTGCATCGTAGTCGACTATCGCCTTACGCCCACGGCTCAGCTAGCCGACTACGTGCTCCCCGCCGCAGGCGCGCTGGAACGCCCCAACTGCCAGATTCATGGTGGCGTCGCCGACTTCGCCTACGGAGGCGCCGCGGTCATTCCGCCCCTACACGAGCGACGCAATGACTACGACATCATGCGCGAGCTTGCCCTACGACTTGGCATGGGAGCAGAATGGCCCCATGCCACGCTCGAAGAGGAGCTCGATTACCTCTTCGAGCCGGTGGGCATCACGTTTGAGCAGTTCGCCAACGAGGGCATGTTCGCGCCTGCCCCCACCTTCCGCAAGCACGAGCAGCGCAACGAGCACGGCGAGCCCCAGGGATTCGCCACGCCATCGGGCAAGGTGGAGCTCGCCTCCTCGCTCATCGAGCAGCTGGGCGGTTCGGCATACCCGCAACCCATTTCCCAGAGCATCCCGCAGGCAGACCTTGCCGCGGGGAAGGTAGTGCTCATCACAGGCGCCCGCTCCCAGCCCTTCTGGGGGTCGTCGTACTTCCACAACCAGGACTTTAGGCAACGCCGGCCGTATCCTCGGGTAACCATGGCGCCCACCACGGCACGGGCGCTGGGGCTTGTCGAAGGAGACTGGGCGCGCCTGAGCAACAAGAATGGCAGTGCCGTGTTCAACGTCGCATTCCAGGACATGCCCGAGGGGGTGGCAAGCGCCGAATATGGCTGGTGGCTTCCCGAAGCGCCCCCGGGCGCGCCGGGCTTTTCGGGCTCGCTGACCAGCAATATCAACATGCTCACCGACAACGGCATCGAAGGCTGTGAGCCGCTCATCGGCACCTGGACCTATAATGGCATAGAAGCACTCGTGGAAAAGACTTCGCGTCCCATCGAGTTCGACCGCGCGTCATCAAGCAACGCGTAG
- a CDS encoding GTP-binding protein, with amino-acid sequence MSGFLGSGKTTAMIALARAFNKRLQAQGEPSKAAIIANDLGAKNLVDADYTRTADVPIDEIAGDCICYVTEDLVYRINRHAAAGANIVLSDIPGCGVGALNHVYVTLDNDYPAEYDLLPLTCLVDPIRLRMILPQKEDIHLPEEMRFLLNAQLAEADLIVLNKCDLIDDAEREADLAFIKKAYPNTPVMTISARTGEGIDELADYLLSHEATAQPRDLGTDTEEFDAAESKMCWYNRRFFAEERSGADIDFNQVIEDFMEGIREGLIEARRNVPHLKLFAAGMGDDFVKCSIVDVDNDLEFERKLQHAYSGIAIVVNARAVCESETFGDIVEEAMDAIKAKHNLKCRIIFTECFGFADEGRRNGGRASRYAE; translated from the coding sequence GTGAGCGGCTTTTTGGGCTCGGGGAAAACGACGGCCATGATTGCGCTGGCACGCGCATTCAACAAGCGCCTGCAGGCGCAGGGCGAACCGAGCAAGGCGGCCATTATCGCCAACGACCTGGGCGCCAAAAACCTCGTCGACGCCGACTACACGCGTACGGCCGACGTACCCATCGACGAGATCGCCGGCGATTGCATTTGCTACGTCACCGAAGATCTGGTCTATCGCATCAACCGGCACGCTGCCGCGGGGGCAAACATCGTCCTCTCCGACATCCCCGGCTGCGGCGTGGGCGCGCTGAATCACGTATACGTAACGCTCGACAACGATTACCCCGCTGAATACGACCTGCTTCCGCTCACCTGCCTCGTCGACCCCATTCGCCTGCGCATGATTCTGCCGCAGAAGGAAGACATTCACCTTCCCGAGGAAATGCGCTTCTTGCTGAACGCCCAGCTGGCCGAGGCCGACCTGATTGTCCTCAACAAATGCGACCTCATCGACGACGCGGAGCGCGAGGCCGACCTAGCCTTCATCAAGAAGGCCTACCCCAACACGCCCGTCATGACGATATCCGCGCGTACGGGAGAGGGAATAGACGAACTGGCCGATTACCTGCTTTCGCACGAAGCCACGGCGCAGCCACGCGACTTGGGAACCGACACGGAGGAATTCGACGCAGCGGAATCCAAGATGTGCTGGTACAACCGTCGCTTCTTCGCGGAAGAGCGCAGCGGCGCCGATATCGACTTCAACCAGGTCATCGAGGACTTCATGGAAGGCATCCGCGAAGGGCTCATCGAGGCACGCCGCAACGTACCCCACCTGAAGCTCTTCGCGGCGGGCATGGGAGACGACTTCGTAAAGTGCTCCATCGTGGACGTCGACAACGACCTGGAATTCGAACGAAAGCTCCAGCATGCATATTCGGGCATCGCCATCGTGGTCAACGCACGTGCGGTCTGCGAATCCGAGACCTTCGGCGACATCGTCGAAGAGGCCATGGACGCCATCAAGGCCAAGCACAACCTGAAGTGCCGCATCATCTTCACCGAATGCTTCGGCTTCGCCGACGAAGGCCGTCGCAACGGAGGCCGTGCGTCCCGCTACGCCGAATAA
- a CDS encoding TIGR04282 family arsenosugar biosynthesis glycosyltransferase: MTVQKNAFLMFSKPPVPGLVKTRLTTMHDGPFTPLQASTLFHRMMFDVLECTMQALDRLEEQNKREREADPTVPERVYDVFVSTTPHKHVEKMREIFEKGQSWPREIHIIEDHGKVFDDHFDDAFQQIFDLGYETCISVGGDIPIMPRDHIIDAYNYLHEFQERFPTGGMVLAPCQAGGTSLVGYTHNCGMNHQTVYYNLDGRPALQAYLDKGREAGDIPMALLEPVGDVDNIEDFAHVISVVNALEYASQFQDVFVPHRTLEFIRAFGLKVTTPPNRNFDSREEIDE; the protein is encoded by the coding sequence ATGACCGTTCAGAAGAACGCATTCCTTATGTTCTCGAAGCCGCCCGTTCCCGGCCTGGTAAAAACGCGGCTTACCACCATGCACGATGGGCCGTTCACGCCCTTGCAGGCTTCCACGCTGTTCCATCGCATGATGTTTGACGTGCTCGAATGCACCATGCAGGCGCTCGATCGCCTGGAAGAGCAAAACAAGCGCGAACGCGAAGCGGACCCCACCGTTCCGGAACGGGTATACGACGTCTTCGTAAGCACCACCCCGCACAAGCACGTCGAGAAGATGCGCGAGATCTTCGAAAAGGGGCAAAGCTGGCCGCGCGAGATTCACATCATCGAAGACCACGGGAAAGTATTCGACGACCACTTCGATGACGCATTCCAGCAGATCTTCGACCTGGGTTACGAAACGTGCATTTCGGTTGGGGGCGACATCCCCATCATGCCGCGCGATCACATCATCGACGCGTACAACTACCTGCACGAATTCCAAGAGCGCTTCCCAACGGGCGGCATGGTTCTCGCACCCTGCCAGGCAGGCGGAACCTCGCTGGTGGGTTACACGCACAACTGCGGCATGAACCATCAGACGGTCTATTACAACCTCGACGGACGCCCCGCCTTGCAAGCATACCTGGACAAGGGGCGCGAAGCCGGCGACATACCCATGGCACTGCTCGAGCCCGTGGGCGATGTGGACAACATCGAAGACTTCGCCCACGTCATTTCCGTCGTCAATGCGCTGGAATACGCCAGCCAGTTCCAAGATGTATTCGTGCCCCATCGCACGCTCGAATTCATCCGCGCATTCGGTCTGAAGGTCACCACCCCGCCGAATCGCAATTTCGATAGCCGCGAAGAAATCGACGAATAG
- a CDS encoding radical SAM protein codes for MSRLISTTRSICPECLKQLPARVVEHDDGTVWMERTCPEHGFFQAYRWPDAKQYKRYCARALPATAPAVTRPMTAPCPFSCGICTHHVRRPTQVGIELTQRCNLRCPVCFMAAHDDDNELPTEDFRAIFQTIRDTAGGDCGVNLTGGEPTVRDDLPDIVRIGREVGIQAIEISTNGLAIARSKDYLLELRDAGISGIYLQFDGTTPEPYLATRGADLLDVKLRAIQNCRECGVQVVLAMTIVGGVNEDQVGDVIRFAIKNNDVVVGVALQPAFESGRFDVKRSKPLTMGDTFALLEAQTDGLILADDMVPLGSSHPLCDSGTYLARTPNGYTPITRGLSHEDYLSYYDPHSPQGAVLWDIAARTIPQFEGGLSLIIMDYMDRSNIDLERLEQCSMFHATVDDRLIPFCSSELNDAQGNRIYPSLGRKEGGSQ; via the coding sequence GTGTCGCGGCTCATTAGCACAACTCGCAGCATCTGCCCCGAATGCCTGAAGCAGCTGCCCGCGCGCGTGGTAGAGCACGACGATGGCACCGTGTGGATGGAGCGCACCTGCCCCGAACACGGCTTCTTCCAGGCATATCGCTGGCCCGATGCGAAACAATACAAACGCTACTGCGCGCGAGCGCTGCCCGCCACCGCCCCAGCGGTGACCAGACCCATGACGGCGCCCTGCCCGTTTTCATGCGGCATCTGCACGCATCACGTGCGGCGCCCCACCCAAGTGGGCATCGAGCTCACCCAGCGTTGCAACCTCAGGTGCCCCGTATGCTTCATGGCCGCTCACGACGATGACAACGAGCTTCCCACGGAAGACTTCCGCGCCATCTTCCAGACGATTCGCGATACCGCGGGCGGCGACTGCGGCGTGAACCTTACGGGCGGCGAACCCACCGTGCGCGACGACCTGCCGGACATCGTGCGCATTGGTCGAGAAGTGGGCATTCAGGCAATCGAGATCAGCACCAATGGCCTTGCCATCGCACGCAGCAAGGACTACCTGCTCGAGCTGCGCGACGCGGGCATTTCGGGCATCTACCTGCAATTCGACGGCACAACGCCCGAGCCCTACCTGGCTACCCGCGGCGCCGACCTGCTCGATGTGAAACTGCGTGCCATTCAGAACTGCCGCGAATGCGGCGTGCAGGTCGTGCTGGCCATGACCATCGTCGGCGGCGTAAACGAAGACCAAGTGGGCGATGTCATTCGGTTCGCGATCAAGAACAACGACGTGGTCGTGGGCGTGGCATTGCAACCGGCCTTCGAAAGCGGTCGCTTCGACGTGAAACGCAGCAAGCCCCTTACCATGGGCGACACCTTCGCGCTACTAGAAGCGCAGACCGATGGCCTTATCCTCGCGGACGACATGGTGCCGCTGGGTTCCTCGCATCCGCTCTGCGATTCGGGCACCTACCTGGCACGCACGCCAAATGGCTACACGCCCATCACGCGCGGGCTTTCCCACGAAGACTACCTGTCGTACTACGACCCGCACTCGCCTCAGGGCGCGGTGCTCTGGGACATCGCCGCGCGCACGATTCCCCAGTTCGAAGGCGGGCTGTCGCTCATCATCATGGACTACATGGATCGCAGCAACATCGACCTGGAGCGCCTGGAGCAATGCTCGATGTTCCACGCCACCGTCGACGACAGGCTCATTCCGTTCTGCAGCAGCGAACTCAACGACGCGCAAGGCAACCGCATCTATCCGTCGCTCGGCCGAAAGGAGGGTGGTTCCCAGTGA
- a CDS encoding DUF169 domain-containing protein has translation MKDWDTGADDGPKVTYRIKHDASLCVGCGLCAAFCPMDVYEMQSIVREGQEDATDTPVAVQPERCVGCKTCEGQCPVSAIRIEGDGIAYDPFQNREKAAPLPQEEQDLYAEWANVLKDVLQLQAEPVALTLIPAGAPLPDVPVPTTRMRFCQQLAYARLGRSIMLPPNRHSCPDGTSILGMTDVPPKLASGELYILFHKLDTMEAASQMVAERPRLPQRSTDATVATPLAKAAATPDVVVVTGDAEQMMWLTMSASYYTGKRFNYRVSGYNSMCVEAVLIPREEGVMNLSLGCYGNRAATDVPRDHLFMGIPRSMMPTVVKGLRELSKRAIPQSRAKVYLP, from the coding sequence GTGAAGGATTGGGACACCGGCGCCGACGACGGCCCCAAGGTAACGTATCGCATCAAGCACGATGCCAGCCTCTGCGTAGGCTGCGGGCTCTGCGCGGCCTTCTGCCCCATGGACGTCTACGAGATGCAGTCCATCGTCCGCGAGGGGCAAGAAGACGCCACCGACACCCCCGTTGCCGTGCAGCCCGAACGATGCGTCGGCTGCAAGACGTGCGAGGGGCAATGTCCCGTAAGCGCCATCCGTATCGAAGGCGACGGGATCGCATACGACCCCTTCCAAAACAGGGAAAAGGCCGCCCCGCTACCGCAAGAGGAACAAGACCTCTACGCCGAATGGGCGAACGTACTGAAGGACGTACTGCAGCTGCAGGCAGAGCCCGTTGCGCTCACGCTCATTCCCGCTGGCGCGCCCTTGCCCGACGTTCCCGTACCCACCACGCGCATGCGCTTCTGCCAGCAGCTAGCATACGCACGCTTGGGGCGCTCCATCATGTTGCCGCCCAACCGCCATTCGTGCCCCGATGGCACCTCCATCCTGGGCATGACCGACGTGCCCCCGAAGCTGGCAAGCGGAGAGCTCTACATCCTGTTCCACAAGCTCGACACCATGGAGGCCGCTTCCCAAATGGTCGCCGAGCGACCGCGCCTGCCGCAGCGCAGCACCGACGCCACCGTGGCAACGCCGCTTGCCAAGGCAGCTGCCACCCCCGACGTGGTGGTAGTCACCGGCGACGCCGAGCAGATGATGTGGCTCACCATGAGCGCCTCGTACTATACGGGCAAGCGTTTCAACTACCGCGTTTCCGGATACAACAGCATGTGCGTCGAAGCCGTGCTCATCCCGCGCGAAGAGGGCGTCATGAACCTGTCGCTGGGCTGCTACGGCAACCGCGCAGCCACCGACGTTCCCCGTGACCACCTATTCATGGGCATTCCCCGCAGCATGATGCCCACGGTGGTAAAGGGGCTGCGCGAGCTATCGAAGCGGGCCATTCCCCAATCGCGCGCCAAGGTCTACCTGCCCTAA